Proteins from a single region of Dysosmobacter acutus:
- a CDS encoding DNA polymerase III subunit delta' has product MDIHARIRRAARSGALSHAIIFSGPGDRVEAARCAAAAMECTAGQDEPCGRCEACRKVFAGIHPDVITVHDSDHKIMAVDLLRAVRSDVYIRPNEGRRKVYLFDDCAQLDERCQNLLLKTVEEGPPYAAFLFCAANSAALLPTLRSRCVEWKTAPNPEEETEEDDSRARELCSVLSGKKAAALVEFLTGMEHSKPSREELGRFLEQSRALCAQALLECYGRSAPPDRQEITGKLRENLTKPQLMRTIEVLQTYRQECEWNVGVGHVLGALAAELEGIL; this is encoded by the coding sequence GTGGATATCCATGCGCGCATCCGCCGGGCGGCCCGGAGCGGCGCTCTTTCACATGCCATCATCTTCAGCGGCCCCGGCGACCGGGTGGAGGCGGCGCGCTGCGCCGCGGCGGCCATGGAGTGCACCGCCGGCCAGGACGAGCCCTGCGGCCGGTGCGAGGCCTGCCGGAAGGTGTTTGCGGGCATCCATCCGGACGTCATCACCGTCCACGACTCCGACCACAAGATCATGGCCGTGGATCTGCTGCGCGCCGTCCGCTCCGACGTCTATATCCGCCCCAACGAGGGCAGGCGCAAGGTGTACCTCTTCGACGACTGCGCCCAGTTAGACGAGCGGTGCCAGAACCTGCTGCTCAAAACCGTGGAGGAGGGGCCGCCCTACGCGGCCTTCCTGTTCTGCGCCGCCAATAGCGCCGCGCTGCTGCCCACGCTGCGCTCGCGCTGCGTGGAGTGGAAAACGGCGCCCAACCCGGAGGAGGAGACAGAGGAGGACGACTCCCGGGCCCGGGAGCTGTGCAGCGTGCTCAGCGGGAAAAAGGCGGCCGCATTGGTGGAATTTTTGACAGGAATGGAGCATTCCAAACCCAGCCGGGAGGAGCTGGGCCGCTTTTTGGAGCAGAGCCGCGCCCTGTGCGCCCAGGCGCTGCTGGAATGCTACGGCCGGAGCGCTCCGCCGGACAGACAGGAAATCACCGGAAAATTGCGCGAAAACTTGACAAAACCGCAATTGATGCGCACAATAGAGGTGTTGCAGACTTATCGGCAGGAGTGCGAATGGAACGTCGGCGTGGGCCACGTCCTGGGCGCGCTGGCCGCCGAATTGGAGGGAATCCTTTGA
- a CDS encoding HAD-IIB family hydrolase — MGKFDGVLLASDFDNTLVDTDGAERSESPLPPVPERNVEALRYFMDNGGRFTVATGRALPAFVPFADGVPMNAPCILSNGAALYDTRKKAYVLTAFLDDSIRERGNEILAAVPGLACELYHDGMEVHCMNPNEVTRRHKHLTHAPCEEVENLLDAPGPCSKLLLEGTPEMLNQARRYMIDRGWGDEYEIVTSSQWLLEVTARGANKGDMLRTLAAHVGAAPENTYGIGDHLNDLALLGASAIPFAPANCVAEIRASGARLVCTAAEGALADVVEILDQKY; from the coding sequence ATGGGGAAATTTGACGGCGTTTTGCTGGCCAGCGACTTTGACAACACACTGGTGGACACTGACGGCGCGGAGAGAAGCGAGTCCCCGCTGCCGCCCGTCCCGGAGCGGAACGTGGAAGCGCTGCGCTATTTCATGGACAACGGCGGCCGCTTCACCGTGGCCACCGGCCGGGCGCTGCCGGCCTTTGTGCCCTTTGCCGACGGCGTGCCCATGAATGCCCCCTGCATTTTGAGCAACGGCGCGGCGCTCTACGACACCCGGAAGAAGGCCTATGTGCTCACCGCGTTTTTGGACGACTCCATCCGGGAGCGGGGCAATGAGATCCTTGCGGCGGTGCCGGGCCTCGCCTGTGAGCTGTATCACGACGGTATGGAGGTCCACTGCATGAACCCCAACGAGGTCACCCGCCGTCACAAGCACCTGACCCACGCGCCCTGCGAGGAGGTGGAAAACCTTCTGGATGCGCCGGGCCCCTGCTCCAAGCTGCTGCTGGAGGGGACTCCGGAGATGCTAAACCAGGCCCGGCGATACATGATAGATCGGGGCTGGGGCGATGAATACGAGATCGTCACCTCCAGCCAGTGGCTGTTGGAGGTGACGGCCAGGGGCGCCAACAAGGGCGACATGCTCCGGACCCTGGCCGCCCATGTGGGCGCCGCTCCGGAGAACACCTACGGCATCGGCGACCACCTCAACGACCTTGCGCTGCTGGGGGCCTCCGCCATTCCCTTTGCCCCCGCCAACTGCGTGGCCGAGATCCGCGCCTCCGGGGCCCGGCTGGTGTGCACCGCCGCCGAGGGGGCCCTGGCGGACGTGGTGGAGATTCTGGATCAAAAATACTGA
- a CDS encoding GntR family transcriptional regulator: MEWQFRNDAPIYTQLISQITQGIVSGSFPAGERLPSVRDLATEAKVNPNTMQRALTELERDGLVYSQRTAGRFVTEDKKMIETAKRALAEGHIQRFLEAMDRLGYGREEIVSLVRDSAKEERGHVDLSV; the protein is encoded by the coding sequence ATGGAGTGGCAATTTCGAAACGACGCCCCTATCTATACCCAGCTGATCAGCCAGATCACGCAGGGAATTGTGTCGGGCTCCTTCCCGGCGGGGGAGCGGCTGCCATCGGTGCGGGACCTGGCTACGGAGGCCAAAGTCAACCCCAACACCATGCAGCGGGCGCTGACGGAGCTGGAGCGGGACGGTCTGGTGTACAGCCAGCGGACCGCGGGCAGATTTGTGACGGAGGACAAAAAAATGATTGAAACGGCGAAGCGCGCCCTGGCAGAGGGACATATCCAGCGCTTTTTGGAGGCCATGGACCGGTTGGGCTATGGCCGGGAGGAGATAGTGTCGCTGGTGAGAGACAGTGCAAAGGAGGAGAGAGGCCATGTCGATCTTAGCGTGTAA
- a CDS encoding ABC transporter ATP-binding protein: protein MSILACKDLSKNYGAVPALNHVNLTVEAGRIVGLLGPNGSGKTTLIKLANGLLTPSEGELLVCDERPGRITHSLVSYLPERTCIPLWMSTQQLLDFYKDFYPDFRREAAMEMLQHLGIRLNQRIKQMSKGTREKVQLIMVMSRQASLYLLDEPIGGVDPATRDYILNTIIGNYSPDAAVVISTHLIADVEKVLDDVIFINQGQVVLQSSVDEIRERNNMSVDALFREVFKC, encoded by the coding sequence ATGTCGATCTTAGCGTGTAAGGATTTGAGCAAAAACTATGGCGCCGTCCCGGCGCTGAACCATGTCAACCTGACGGTGGAGGCCGGACGGATTGTGGGGCTCCTGGGGCCCAACGGCAGCGGCAAGACCACGCTGATCAAGCTGGCCAACGGCCTGCTGACGCCCAGCGAGGGAGAGCTTTTGGTCTGTGACGAGCGGCCCGGCAGAATTACCCACTCCCTTGTTTCCTACCTGCCGGAGCGCACCTGCATCCCGCTGTGGATGAGCACGCAGCAGCTGCTGGACTTCTATAAGGACTTTTACCCCGACTTCCGCCGGGAGGCGGCCATGGAGATGCTCCAGCACCTGGGCATCCGCCTGAACCAGCGCATCAAGCAGATGTCCAAGGGTACCCGGGAGAAGGTGCAGCTCATCATGGTCATGAGCCGCCAGGCCAGCCTCTATCTCCTGGATGAGCCCATCGGCGGCGTGGACCCCGCCACCCGGGATTACATCCTTAACACCATCATCGGCAACTACAGCCCCGATGCGGCGGTGGTGATCTCCACCCACCTGATCGCGGATGTGGAGAAGGTGCTGGACGACGTGATCTTTATCAATCAGGGCCAGGTGGTGCTGCAATCCTCTGTGGACGAGATCCGGGAGCGCAACAACATGAGTGTGGACGCCCTGTTCCGGGAGGTATTCAAATGTTAG
- a CDS encoding amidohydrolase family protein, whose product MATEILKGHIADFPSLGELRITENGYLVLEDGVIQGVYSRLPPCYAACPVVDYGNRIVMQSFADLHLHAPQYPMLGMGMDLPLLEWLQTYTFQTEARFADTDFARTVYRRLARELIEHGTTRVCMFSSLHTDATLILMEELSRAGITGYVGKVNMDRRGVPGVLEETTEESIRETLRWLESCGGISGIAPILTPRFTPSCTDKLMAFLGSAAAERNLRVQSHLSENLQEMELVRSLHPDCQRYYQSYEKFGLWKDHTVMAHCVHSDRAERDAMRRANVLAVHCADSNVALCSGIAPVRAMLDEGVWVALGSDMAGSTMLHMLDVVASTIRSSKVRRIHSQWQEPFLTVEEALYLGTTAGHRWFGAGDGFAVGDRLHAIVLEDSELPSVRPLSVRERVERCVYRRQERCISAVWADGHQVL is encoded by the coding sequence ATGGCAACTGAAATTTTGAAGGGCCACATCGCCGACTTCCCTTCCCTTGGGGAACTGCGCATCACTGAAAACGGGTATCTGGTGTTGGAGGACGGGGTTATTCAGGGCGTATACAGCCGCCTGCCCCCATGCTATGCCGCCTGCCCGGTCGTCGACTACGGCAACCGGATTGTGATGCAGTCCTTTGCGGACCTGCACCTCCACGCGCCCCAGTACCCCATGTTGGGCATGGGCATGGACCTGCCGCTTCTTGAGTGGCTCCAGACCTACACCTTCCAGACCGAGGCCCGCTTCGCGGACACGGACTTTGCCCGGACCGTCTACCGCCGGCTGGCCCGGGAGCTGATTGAACACGGCACCACCCGGGTGTGCATGTTCTCCTCCCTCCACACCGACGCAACCCTCATTCTGATGGAGGAGCTGAGCCGGGCCGGGATCACGGGCTATGTGGGCAAGGTGAACATGGACCGCCGCGGCGTCCCCGGCGTATTGGAGGAAACCACTGAGGAGTCCATCCGGGAGACGCTGCGCTGGCTGGAGAGCTGCGGGGGCATCAGCGGCATCGCGCCCATCCTCACCCCACGCTTCACACCCTCCTGCACCGACAAGCTGATGGCTTTTTTGGGCTCCGCCGCGGCGGAGCGGAACCTGCGCGTCCAGTCCCATCTCTCCGAAAACCTGCAGGAGATGGAACTGGTCCGCTCCCTCCATCCGGACTGCCAGCGCTACTACCAGTCCTATGAAAAGTTCGGCCTTTGGAAGGACCACACGGTGATGGCCCACTGCGTCCACTCCGACCGGGCCGAGCGGGACGCCATGCGCCGGGCAAATGTCCTGGCCGTCCACTGCGCTGACTCCAACGTGGCGCTGTGCTCCGGCATCGCCCCGGTCCGCGCCATGCTGGACGAGGGTGTCTGGGTGGCCCTTGGCTCCGACATGGCCGGCAGCACCATGCTCCACATGCTGGACGTTGTGGCCTCCACCATCCGCTCCTCCAAGGTCCGGCGCATCCACTCCCAGTGGCAGGAGCCTTTCCTCACCGTGGAGGAGGCCCTCTACCTGGGCACCACCGCCGGCCACAGGTGGTTCGGCGCCGGGGACGGCTTTGCCGTGGGCGACAGGCTCCACGCCATTGTGCTGGAGGATTCCGAACTGCCCTCCGTGCGGCCCCTGAGCGTCCGGGAGCGGGTGGAGCGCTGCGTCTACCGCCGTCAGGAGCGCTGCATCAGCGCTGTCTGGGCGGACGGACATCAGGTCTTATAG
- a CDS encoding GNAT family N-acetyltransferase: MEWIRHTDMDEAPFASVFALYEQSFPLHEQRFAAHQAQAMGDPRFFCESVWENGELLALLFSWRLEDLCYVEHYAVNPALRGGGLGSKILREFCQREGKVVLEIDPLVDEISRRRKGFYERLGFCANPWPHAHPPYRRANAPHELIVMSWPHELSREEYDRFYRALAREVMAYAEH; this comes from the coding sequence ATGGAATGGATCCGCCACACCGATATGGACGAGGCGCCCTTTGCATCGGTCTTTGCCCTCTATGAACAGAGCTTTCCCCTCCATGAGCAGCGCTTTGCCGCCCATCAGGCCCAGGCCATGGGCGATCCAAGGTTTTTCTGCGAGAGCGTGTGGGAAAACGGAGAGCTGCTGGCGCTGCTGTTCTCCTGGCGGCTGGAGGACCTCTGCTATGTGGAGCACTACGCGGTGAACCCCGCCCTGCGGGGCGGCGGCCTGGGCTCCAAAATCCTCCGGGAGTTCTGCCAAAGAGAGGGAAAGGTGGTTTTGGAGATCGACCCGCTGGTGGACGAAATCTCCCGCCGCCGCAAGGGCTTTTACGAGCGGCTCGGCTTTTGCGCCAACCCCTGGCCCCACGCCCATCCGCCCTACCGCAGGGCCAACGCGCCCCATGAGCTCATCGTCATGAGCTGGCCCCATGAGCTGAGCCGGGAGGAATACGACCGGTTCTACCGCGCCCTGGCCCGGGAGGTCATGGCCTACGCCGAACACTGA
- a CDS encoding competence/damage-inducible protein A, which produces MAHTAELIAVGTELLLGSVANLDAQILSEGLSALGINVYYHTVVGDNPERLSAALETARRRSDIILTTGGLGPTYDDLTKQTICRVFGRELELHQDIVDALRDMFMRSFHKPMTENNIQQAMLPVGCTVFDNPIGTAPGCAFCEGGVHVLMLPGPPHECEFMFRRHAVPYLKSLSRDVIVSHDLRIFGMGESEVEQILRERMKSLTNPTLAPYAKRSEMLLRCTAKAATEEEAEAMLSPVMEEVRQILGDVIYGVDVGSLEEVCMARLKERSLTFATAESCTGGMIAQRITELSGASAVFRGGVVSYWSEVKAGVLGVPRQLLDEYGAVSEPVAKAMAEGARAITGADIGLSVTGVAGPDRDERGNEVGTVFVGLAAPDGVWCKALSYGAKRRDRIRGNASNVAFDLLRRYLTGLPL; this is translated from the coding sequence ATGGCACATACCGCTGAACTGATCGCCGTGGGCACGGAGCTGCTGCTTGGCAGCGTGGCCAACCTGGACGCCCAGATCCTCTCGGAGGGTCTCAGCGCCCTGGGCATCAACGTCTACTACCACACCGTGGTGGGCGACAACCCGGAGCGGCTCTCCGCCGCCCTTGAGACCGCCCGCCGCCGCTCGGACATCATCCTCACCACCGGCGGTCTGGGACCCACCTATGACGATCTGACAAAGCAGACCATCTGCCGCGTCTTCGGCCGGGAGCTGGAACTGCACCAGGACATCGTGGACGCCCTGCGGGACATGTTCATGCGCAGCTTCCACAAGCCCATGACCGAGAACAACATCCAGCAGGCCATGCTGCCCGTGGGCTGCACGGTGTTCGACAACCCCATCGGCACCGCCCCGGGCTGCGCCTTCTGCGAAGGCGGCGTCCACGTGCTGATGCTGCCCGGCCCGCCCCATGAGTGCGAGTTCATGTTCCGCCGCCACGCCGTGCCCTATCTGAAGAGCCTTTCAAGGGACGTGATCGTGTCCCACGACCTGCGGATTTTCGGCATGGGCGAGTCCGAGGTGGAGCAGATTCTGCGGGAGCGGATGAAATCCCTCACCAATCCCACCCTGGCCCCCTACGCCAAGCGCAGCGAAATGCTGCTGCGCTGCACGGCCAAGGCCGCCACCGAAGAGGAGGCGGAGGCCATGCTCTCCCCGGTGATGGAGGAGGTGCGGCAAATCCTTGGAGACGTGATCTACGGCGTGGACGTGGGGAGCCTGGAAGAGGTGTGCATGGCGCGGCTCAAGGAGCGGTCGTTGACCTTTGCCACCGCCGAATCCTGCACCGGCGGCATGATTGCCCAGCGGATCACAGAGCTCTCCGGCGCCTCCGCCGTGTTCCGGGGCGGCGTGGTCTCCTACTGGAGCGAGGTGAAAGCCGGCGTTCTTGGGGTGCCCCGGCAGCTCCTGGACGAATACGGCGCCGTGTCCGAGCCTGTGGCAAAGGCCATGGCGGAGGGCGCCCGGGCCATCACCGGGGCGGACATCGGCCTTTCGGTCACCGGCGTGGCCGGGCCGGACAGGGACGAACGGGGCAACGAGGTGGGCACCGTGTTCGTGGGCCTGGCCGCGCCCGACGGCGTGTGGTGCAAGGCCCTCTCCTATGGCGCCAAGCGCCGGGACCGCATCCGGGGCAACGCCTCCAACGTGGCCTTTGACCTGCTGCGCCGCTATCTCACGGGCCTGCCCCTCTAA
- the thiI gene encoding tRNA uracil 4-sulfurtransferase ThiI, translating into MNETTAQEMFLLKLGEVVLKGLNRRSFEDKLLSNVRRRVRRCGSFNVYSRQSTIYVEPLEAECDLEGAYAACRQVFGVIAVARAMPCEKSREAVLKTAKTYLGDALRQAQSFKVETKRADKRFPMTSIQLSQWVGGELHDAFPHLSVDVHSPDLTVYVEIRENAAYVHAPAESGAGGLPIGMGGTAVSLLSGGIDSPVSSYMMAKRGCQLEMVHFISPPYTSDAARDKVLELARLLTPWTGRLVVHLVPFTHIQEEIRRGCPEEYFTLIMRRFMMRIAQRLAQRVGAHALVTGESLGQVASQTMQALAVTEDAVSLPILRPVIGMDKEEIVKIARKIGTFDTSILPYEDCCTVFTPRHPRTRPTVEEVREVESALDVDALVAEAMADSTWVRVKYEDGRRITG; encoded by the coding sequence ATGAACGAGACAACCGCCCAGGAGATGTTCCTTCTGAAGTTGGGCGAGGTGGTGCTCAAGGGGCTCAACCGCCGCAGCTTTGAGGACAAGCTCCTGTCCAACGTCCGCCGCCGGGTCCGCCGCTGCGGCAGCTTCAACGTCTACTCCCGCCAGAGCACCATCTATGTGGAGCCCTTGGAGGCGGAGTGCGACCTGGAGGGCGCCTACGCCGCCTGCCGGCAGGTGTTCGGCGTCATCGCCGTGGCACGGGCCATGCCCTGCGAAAAAAGCAGGGAGGCGGTTCTAAAGACCGCCAAAACCTATCTTGGAGACGCGCTGCGCCAGGCACAGAGCTTCAAGGTGGAGACCAAGCGGGCGGACAAGCGCTTCCCCATGACCTCCATCCAGCTGAGCCAGTGGGTGGGCGGCGAGCTCCACGACGCCTTCCCCCACCTGAGCGTGGATGTCCACAGCCCGGACCTCACAGTCTACGTGGAAATCCGGGAAAACGCGGCCTATGTCCACGCCCCGGCCGAGAGCGGCGCCGGCGGGCTGCCCATCGGCATGGGCGGCACGGCTGTTTCTCTTCTCTCCGGCGGCATCGACTCCCCCGTCTCCTCCTACATGATGGCCAAGCGGGGCTGCCAGCTGGAGATGGTCCACTTCATCAGCCCGCCCTACACCTCCGACGCGGCCCGGGACAAGGTGCTGGAGCTTGCTCGGCTGCTGACGCCGTGGACGGGCCGGCTGGTGGTGCATCTGGTGCCCTTCACCCACATCCAGGAGGAAATTCGCCGCGGCTGTCCGGAGGAGTACTTTACGCTGATTATGCGCCGCTTTATGATGCGCATCGCCCAGCGCCTTGCCCAACGCGTGGGCGCCCACGCCCTGGTCACCGGCGAGTCGCTGGGCCAGGTGGCCAGCCAGACCATGCAGGCCCTGGCCGTCACCGAGGACGCGGTCTCGCTGCCCATCCTGCGCCCGGTGATCGGCATGGACAAGGAGGAGATCGTCAAAATCGCACGGAAGATCGGCACCTTCGACACCTCCATATTGCCCTATGAGGATTGCTGCACCGTCTTCACCCCCCGCCATCCCCGCACCCGGCCCACCGTGGAGGAGGTCAGGGAGGTGGAATCCGCCCTGGACGTGGACGCCCTGGTGGCGGAGGCCATGGCCGACTCCACCTGGGTGCGCGTCAAATACGAGGACGGAAGGAGGATCACCGGATGA
- a CDS encoding DMT family transporter: MKKGYVFIAIATVLFSTMEIALKTVAGVFNPLQMTFSRFFIGGLILLPFALRALKNRGITLRWKDLTPFVGIGFVGMTVSMTLYQLAVTRTEASVVAVLFSSNPLFVLLFAYLLLGEPIYRRNLLALGLEIVGILFVIDPIHMELSPSGVILTLLACLTFALYGVMGKRQSQRYGGTVNACFSFLFGSLELMALSLLTYIGPVADAMGRLGLDMFVRIPFFAGHSAATLPTFLYVSVCVTGVGFCSYFLAMEYAPANTVSLVFFFKPILAPILALLILNEQIAPNRWIGIALMLAGSLSNLLPPLLAQRRAAKEEVQNR, from the coding sequence ATGAAAAAGGGATATGTATTCATTGCCATTGCCACGGTTTTGTTTTCCACCATGGAGATCGCGCTGAAGACGGTCGCCGGCGTGTTCAACCCGTTGCAGATGACCTTCAGCCGCTTTTTCATCGGCGGCCTTATTTTGCTGCCCTTTGCCCTTCGGGCCCTGAAAAACCGGGGGATCACCCTGAGGTGGAAGGACCTGACGCCCTTTGTGGGCATCGGCTTTGTGGGCATGACGGTGAGCATGACGCTCTACCAGCTGGCGGTCACCCGCACGGAGGCGTCGGTGGTGGCGGTGCTCTTTTCCAGCAATCCGCTGTTCGTGCTGCTGTTTGCCTACCTGCTGCTGGGCGAGCCCATCTACAGGCGAAACCTCCTGGCCCTGGGACTGGAGATCGTGGGCATCCTCTTTGTGATCGACCCCATCCACATGGAGCTCTCCCCCTCGGGGGTGATTCTGACGCTGCTGGCCTGCCTGACCTTTGCGCTCTATGGCGTCATGGGCAAGCGCCAGAGCCAGCGCTACGGCGGAACGGTCAACGCCTGCTTCAGCTTCCTTTTCGGCAGTCTGGAGCTGATGGCCCTGTCGCTGTTGACCTATATCGGACCCGTGGCGGACGCCATGGGCCGGCTGGGGCTGGACATGTTTGTACGCATCCCCTTTTTCGCCGGCCACTCCGCCGCCACGCTGCCCACCTTCCTCTATGTCAGCGTGTGCGTCACCGGCGTGGGCTTTTGCAGCTATTTTCTCGCCATGGAGTACGCGCCGGCCAACACGGTGTCGCTGGTATTTTTCTTCAAGCCCATTCTGGCGCCCATTCTGGCCCTTCTCATCCTGAACGAGCAGATCGCCCCCAACCGCTGGATCGGCATTGCGCTGATGCTGGCCGGGTCGTTGAGCAATCTGCTGCCGCCCCTGCTGGCCCAGCGCCGGGCGGCGAAAGAAGAGGTACAAAACCGCTGA